A single genomic interval of Variovorax sp. PMC12 harbors:
- a CDS encoding carboxymuconolactone decarboxylase family protein, translating to MARIPYADTQTGAVRPLVDKMIAQRGSVLHLYQMLLHSPAVADGWLAYLTSIRQKSSLDGALRELVIMRVALLNRAPYEADQHAPIALSEGVSEGKLAVLADWPHCPLFEPIERAVLAYVDAMTRQVQVDDEVFAAVAAHFAPQQLVELTATIAAYNMVSRFLEALQIHSHDTR from the coding sequence ATGGCCCGCATTCCCTACGCCGACACGCAGACTGGCGCCGTGCGTCCGTTGGTGGACAAGATGATCGCCCAACGCGGCAGCGTCCTTCACCTGTACCAGATGCTTCTGCACAGCCCTGCAGTTGCCGATGGTTGGCTCGCATATCTCACCTCCATTCGACAGAAATCAAGCCTGGACGGAGCCTTGCGCGAGCTGGTCATCATGCGCGTTGCATTGCTGAATCGCGCACCTTACGAGGCCGACCAGCATGCGCCGATCGCCTTGAGCGAAGGGGTCTCGGAGGGAAAGCTGGCAGTCTTGGCCGACTGGCCCCATTGCCCGCTGTTCGAACCGATCGAGAGAGCGGTGCTGGCGTATGTGGATGCGATGACACGACAGGTGCAGGTCGACGATGAAGTTTTCGCGGCCGTCGCGGCGCACTTCGCACCACAGCAACTTGTCGAACTCACAGCCACGATTGCCGCCTACAACATGGTGTCGCGGTTTCTCGAAGCGCTGCAGATTCATTCCCACGACACGCGCTGA